The Eriocheir sinensis breed Jianghai 21 chromosome 33, ASM2467909v1, whole genome shotgun sequence DNA window AACCTTTTTATCTATGTGAACTGGATACAAAGAGCTACTGAAAACAACTTATTACAACAGACATGCTATACTTGCTTAGATAACGACATATAGGAAACATTTCAAGGCAGAGAAACTCATTTGACTTTTTCAAATTAAGAGTAAATCAATTTTCTTCAACGTATCCACATACACCAGCGCCCCTCTGACCACTGCCGCTTCCTCCGCAGGGCTGGTGaagcaggtggaggagatgaagaaagctCGCCTGGACAACCGCAAGAACTCGTCCTCAcacttgtcctcgtcctcgtccttgacTCAGTCCTCGACCAACTCCTCGTCCATCAGACAAAAGCCGCTCGCCAACGGGAtcaagaaggaggacgaggggcaCGGATACGACGTAAGTACTACACTGTCCGCCGGTGGTTATCAACCCTTTTGCCCAGTGCACCCTTTTAACCCTGTGTTAGAATGTCGTTCCCCATTTCCAAGGGGTCGAGCCACAGTCGGGGCAAAAAATTACCCCGACAAATTTAATGACATGACTCAAAAGCATGAGTCGCGCCTCCCTTGTGGGAGGGGATGCAGCGGCGTCACTTTCCCCGAGGGTGGGATACTCGTTGCAGGAGGCCTAGGGAACGCCTAAATTTGAAGCCCTGTCTATGGGTAAGCTATTCTGAACCTTACGGTTCAGGAGCTTGTATAGTACACGGCATGAAGGGCTGCTTGCACCATGGACCCGATGCACACTGTGTTTTGTGAAGATCAACATTCCAAGTGTTTGAAACTGCCGCGATCCAAATTGACCATAAAATGCTGAAATTTTCCCATGGGGATGAATTTCCCCCTGTCTGACAGCCCCTGCACTAGGGAGTTGTGATTCCCTCTATACCGGATCATTACCCTGATGCCCTGTGGTTTGCTGGAGTGTATTTTCTTAATTTGTGAAAACTAACCTAAAGTTCATAATAAAATACACGCACAAAAATGTTCGTAAGTTGTTTGTAAGGGACGAGTAACCCTACTTCGCTGCGTCAATACTGCTGAAGTAAAACTAACTCATGTCTAGAAAAATGGTGATCTTTTCTCTTACGTCCACTCCCCTCCACCGTTGCCGGGCTGGTCACTTTGAGACGAACTCCCTAAAAGTCACCGCGTCCGCCGGGTACTAAAAATGAACGCAAGACAAACAGAACGCCAAGACCTCGCCGCCGCGCCTTACAAGCTTCCATTCGCATCACACGTATATTGAACGGCGGAgtcatggggggagggggaggatctAGTTCTAGCCCCTTTCCTATCCATTTTACCAATTCTTAGGTAGACATTTCCTCCTTACAAGCATCCGTCTGCATCGCACCTAACGGCAGATCTTAGGGGCGTTCAAGTTCCAGCGGTTTTCTTATCCTTTGTACAAATTCTCAGGTCGCTCTCTCCTCCTTGCAACCCTTCGTCTGCATCGCACGTATTCATTTGTTTACTCGTATTCGTATTCGCTTCGGATTCTTTTAGCGGGTCCAAGTTCCAGCGTTTTTCGTATCCACTGTACACATTTTGAGgtcaatctttcctcttcccgcGCAGGTGATCGCCCTCAACATCTGCCCTGACCTCGGGGAGCGCGTCATGCTATCCGGGGAGCGATGCGTCATAGAGGAGCTGTTCCCCGAGGTGGCGCAGGCAATGATGGACGCCAGGTCCTCGCTCGCCTGGAACCACGACCACCGCTTCATCATCAGGTACGGGACTATGAAGAGGACGGTGTGTGAGGGTGCTAGTCTAAGGGCGGTGTGGTGCTTTGGATGTGTAGTGGGGATGGGAGATGAGAGAATGGTAAGAGAAGAacggtgggtgggtgtgggagatGAGGGAAATGGTAGCGGGTGAGTTAGTGTCCAGAATCAAGCTATGAGGAGAACGGTGTCTGTGGAGAGGGTCGTGATAAAAATTCTATAGTGTTTTGGATGGGTAGTGAGgacgggagatgaaagagagcTAAGATGAGAtcggtgtgtgtggggagggtcgTTGAGAATAGGTGTGAATGAGTAGGTGTTCAAAATTGTGTTGTGAGGGAGTGTTTCTGAAGTGATAATAGGGTAGGGATGTTTTAGGTGATGCTGTAGCAGTGTGGTAGAAGTTCTGAGGGTACTAAAACATGACGAAAAGCTGTGATGCTGTGACTGTAGCGTAGCCGAAGCTTGAGACAGACTTAAGAGTTTTGTGCATGAGATAGACTATGCCCCATTTCGAGGTTTACCCACTTCGGCCTTCATATAGAGGTTGTttgtatctccatgggtagttctatcagcctagggatagtttgacaaggcttcttcatcatgaacgtgaaaacacatgagaacccaactaaccTCCTTCGTGGCCTTCGGAAATATTGGTCGCGCCACGTTAGGCCAGCTTTGTTAGGTCTCCTCCAGCAAGCTTTACCCTCACGACCTAACCCTTCCGCAGGTTCCCCCTAAATGGCTACTGCAAACTCACGTCCATGCAAGCCATCCAGCGGCTCCTCAACTCCTGCTTCACCCTCGTCACCAGCAACggcggcggggtggagggacagcAGTTCTCGGAGTACCTCTTCTGCAGGCGGTCCTTGCCCCTGTGATCTGCACGGCACCGGAGCCCTCACGCCGTGGGGCCGACTCACGCAGACAAACATACTAAATAGGACAAACTGTAGGCTCTTCATACGCTGACTGACGCAAGGGAAACTGAACTGCAACTAATACGAATTGGTGGAAGAGTGCATATGGGGTTTGGTTTTACGTGTGtctgagtgtgcgtgtgtgtgtgtgtgtgtgtgtgtgtgtgtgtgtgatggtagtTTCCGGCTCCCCACCACCACAGGAGcaaaagataaggagaaaagatATATATGTAGCCTATCCATACAACGCCATGTCCAGTTTTTGTACAATAATGTGCAAGTAAACgagatttttttcctctctctcagcttaAGTATTTGGACATGGAGATAACAAATAACGAGCGTTAGAAGAGACAACAAATATGCCGACAGATACAATATATAATCCTCATGTCTGGTGAAGCTCATAGGTTCGCGAGAGGGTTTGATACAAAGATATAttaatatatgtttttatgccaCTTTTACAGATGAGAGATTAGTAGTATTCGTACAGATTATAATGATGTTTTAGTCTGATTCTTTTACTGTTAACTGGAGTGAGGTGAACGTCGCCCGGaggaacggaaagaagaaaggaagggaataataatacgagagaacgagagaaagaaagactgtAGATGCTGGTGAGTGTGTGGATGATGCTGGTGAGCGTGGATGATGGCGTTCACCGGACGTCGTCCTGGCCGCCGGGTTCAACGTGGATTCTTCTGTGCCATGCTTTGTACGCACCGTCGGGGGAACAAGACAGCCTCTGCAGCCCCTCCCAGGGCCTCAGCCCACTACTCACCCCTTACTCGCCCTGTACCTTTGCTCCCACCTCTCTATCACCACCTATCTGATCCACTAAATCCTTTGAGCCCATTATCAGTGCAATTTAACGATGTAATCTCGGTATCGTGAGTCCCCTTTAAGGGTTATCGTAATCTGCCCCGTGATCGTGTTTTTTCCTTGTGGGTTTTCTCATCACTTTCATCCCAAGGCTTTCTGGGATTACCTCTGAGCGCCAACGGGGCGGGGCTGCAGGGGCGTGCCGCGAGGCTCTCGTTCGCGCCGACAGTGTTCTGCCAAGTGAATCAGGATAACAGCATACTTTAAGGGATATTTGTAAAGAAATGATATTAGCTTAGAGTTTAGGGAGGTTCAGGAGGACGGAAGGTGCCGAGTTGGGAGAGGACACGACCACGCGTTGATAAAATTGACAACCTAACAGAAAAACTTGCTGTGCGCAGTAATCATGATCTTCGTTAATATGCACCTCAGTGTGCAAGTGATCTCACAGATAGCGGCGTCCACCCACACAGCATTATTATGACCCGTGTTGTTCCTGGCGTCGCCTTGAGTGGACGGGCGTGTCGCGTCCTTGCCTGGGACGCCGCCACGCAAAGAACAAGGCGCTGAGGCCCCCCGGCCACGCCCTCCCGCCTGGCCGTGTGTCCTCCCGGCTCGGCCGACTCTCCCCCGGAAGCGATCCCTAAAGAGAAGTTTTATTGTGCCATACTTAACAGGAGGCTGACCGGGTGCGGGCGGGTCGGCCATCCACTAGTTGTTTTGTACCGTCGAAATGAATATTTGCTAAGGACAGGgtgggccggggcggggcgggggccaGGCACCCACCCACTTCCTGTAGGTGGTGTGGCCGTGAaggcccccgccccgccccccgccccccctcaggTGGTGTTCCAGAGGGCGTCACCTTTGATCATTCTTCACTGTTATCATCGTCTCGCCAACTGGCTTAACCCGGCCACGTGTCCACCTCACCTGCCGCCGGTGACCCGTGCCCGCGGCCCTCGGGGGTCAGGGCAGGGCGCAGTACAAACAAGAGGTCAAAGTCGCCCCGTGAACTATTGTACATAAtgatcatagtaa harbors:
- the LOC127006808 gene encoding BTB/POZ domain-containing protein Tiwaz-like isoform X2, yielding MQVEKLVSKASNRRICGDNLDSLRSRMLSPSISPATSPTLTHSGSPTPPLYSSQHKISGIPTVAAASRFTAPVHIDVGGSIYTSSLETLTRYPESRLARLFNGSIPIVLDSLKQHYFIDRDGKMFRHILNYMRHGRMLLPDDFSDHDLLLEEARYFEIDGLVKQVEEMKKARLDNRKNSSSHLSSSSSLTQSSTNSSSIRQKPLANGIKKEDEGHGYDVIALNICPDLGERVMLSGERCVIEELFPEVAQAMMDARSSLAWNHDHRFIIRFPLNGYCKLTSMQAIQRLLNSCFTLVTSNGGGVEGQQFSEYLFCRRSLPL